The sequence TGCGGGCGCCAGGATCGGCCGAGCCGCGATCGGTTCACGGCGACCCTGAGTTACGGCCGTCTCGTGCGCGCCCCGCGATCCCGTGCGGTCACCTACTCCTGCCGGGTGAAGCCGTAAGCGCGCTCCACCTTCGCCACCTCGATGTAGTAGTTCGCGTACCACTCCTCCCGGCCGCGGCGCTGCGCCTCAAGGTGCTCCGGATGCTGCTTCCACGCCGCGATCGCCTCGGCGTCCCGGTAGTACAGCACCGTCAGCTCCCGGCCGTCCGCGGAAGTACGGGACTCGCGGCCCAGGTACCCGGGCTGAGCGGGGCCCAGCTCAGCCATCCGCTCGTCCATCGCCGCGTAACCGACGAGATTCGACTCGTCCAGGGCGCTCGTGATGATCACCGCGTAGTACGGCGGTTCCGGTCTCGTGAAGGACACCGGCGGAGCTTAAGCGGACGGAAACCGGCGCCCCAACGGGTTTTCTCAGCTGCCGCGGAGGTGGTCGCGCAGGGCTCGGGCGACGCGGGACATCAGCACGTCCGCTTCCGGCTGAACCGCCGCCGGGACGCGGGATTCCGTCAACGCCACCACGGCGAACACGCCGCCGTCCGCGTGCTCCACCACCCCCGCTTCGTGGCGCATGTTCAGCAGCGTTCCCGTTTTCGACGACCACTTCGCCGCGTCGGAGGCGAAGTCCGGGGTAAGGCGGTGGCGGATCACGTTGTTCGCCATCAGGTCGCGCACGCCCGCGGCGACCGCCGGGTCGATCTTCGACGGCGTCCACAGTGCCTGCAACAGCTCCAGCAGCGCCCGGGCCGACGCGGTGTTCGCGCGCGAGACGTCGAGCTGGGCCAAGCGGTGGCCCTGGCCAGCCGTTCCGGCGCTGATCGCCAGCGCGTGGGCCAGGTCCGCCTCGCCGGCGTCGAAGCGCTCGGCCGGGGTGTCCACCAGGTCGCGCAGCTCGTGCCGCAGCGCGATGCCGGTCAGGCCCCAGCCGGTCAGCAGCGCGGCCACCTCGGCCGGGGGCGTCAGGCCGAACAGGACGTCGGCCGCCTGGCCGTCGCTGAGGCACGTGCTCAGGTAGAGCAGGTCCTCGATCGCGATGCGGGCCGGGTGGCGGAAGCGGGTCACGCCGATCGGGCCTGGCGTGGTGACGCGTCCGGGCGGGACCTCCAGCTGGGTCGCACCGTCCAGCTCGCCTCGGCGGATGCGCTCCAGCGTCGCCGCCGCGAGCGGGACCTTGACCAGGGACGCGATCGGGTACTCGCGGTCCGGGTCGATCCCGACCTCGGCGCCCGTGCGCAGGTCGCGCACCAGGAACGACCCGCGTAGGCCGCCTTCGTCCAGCT is a genomic window of Amycolatopsis lexingtonensis containing:
- a CDS encoding antibiotic biosynthesis monooxygenase family protein, with translation MSFTRPEPPYYAVIITSALDESNLVGYAAMDERMAELGPAQPGYLGRESRTSADGRELTVLYYRDAEAIAAWKQHPEHLEAQRRGREEWYANYYIEVAKVERAYGFTRQE
- a CDS encoding serine hydrolase, whose amino-acid sequence is MSTEALVRDLRVELDEGGLRGSFLVRDLRTGAEVGIDPDREYPIASLVKVPLAAATLERIRRGELDGATQLEVPPGRVTTPGPIGVTRFRHPARIAIEDLLYLSTCLSDGQAADVLFGLTPPAEVAALLTGWGLTGIALRHELRDLVDTPAERFDAGEADLAHALAISAGTAGQGHRLAQLDVSRANTASARALLELLQALWTPSKIDPAVAAGVRDLMANNVIRHRLTPDFASDAAKWSSKTGTLLNMRHEAGVVEHADGGVFAVVALTESRVPAAVQPEADVLMSRVARALRDHLRGS